One window of Posidoniimonas polymericola genomic DNA carries:
- a CDS encoding glycosyltransferase family 4 protein, translating to MVGAQVKPNGGYSQSKSIAIVSWHFPVRSETFVLDHALGMAKRGWNVHSVSQGPGSGFSEAELGSIAEAGVSLHHLGEYPQKQYSKALMIASQPRSIVQKFRMERRKTSWTLFELAAATRTMKYLESLNPQVVHCHFGAVAGPLVSAGLSAENLLVTWHGYDSDVIPHKRGTGIYQKLFASPATHTANSRFLSNRLAQLGADRYSIVRVPMGVDLDRFSIRSGPPLDANPLRILSVGRLAEMKGHRFLIEAICDLLDIGVPLRLDIVGDGPLAAELECLIQARGHGDSVALLGSQPHDRVRSEMSKCHLFALTGVCEPTGQVETQGVVFVEAQATGRPVVASNVGGVKEVVEDGRTGILCEPGNIDSIKNALCYFHENRAALERFGSSGRKHVEESLSINQMLESFDALYMDRLRHRHSPNNYRKHVL from the coding sequence GTGGTAGGTGCTCAAGTCAAACCGAACGGAGGCTATAGCCAAAGCAAGAGCATAGCCATCGTAAGCTGGCACTTTCCCGTACGGTCAGAGACCTTTGTTCTCGACCATGCATTAGGAATGGCGAAACGCGGATGGAACGTCCATTCGGTTAGCCAAGGTCCTGGTTCAGGGTTTTCCGAAGCTGAGCTAGGCTCTATTGCTGAAGCAGGAGTTTCATTACACCATCTAGGGGAATACCCGCAAAAGCAGTATTCCAAGGCTCTTATGATCGCGTCACAACCGCGATCCATCGTGCAAAAGTTCCGCATGGAGCGTCGCAAGACTTCATGGACGCTCTTCGAGTTGGCCGCTGCGACTCGTACGATGAAATATCTTGAGTCTCTTAATCCACAAGTTGTTCATTGCCACTTCGGTGCAGTAGCCGGTCCGCTAGTTTCAGCTGGGCTTTCCGCAGAGAACTTGCTTGTAACTTGGCACGGCTACGACTCAGACGTGATACCCCATAAACGCGGAACGGGGATCTATCAGAAGCTCTTTGCTTCGCCTGCAACCCACACAGCTAACTCTCGCTTCTTATCCAACCGACTCGCCCAGCTTGGCGCTGACCGCTACTCGATTGTGCGAGTCCCAATGGGCGTCGACCTCGATCGCTTCTCAATTCGTTCTGGCCCGCCGCTAGACGCCAATCCCCTGAGAATCCTCTCGGTCGGAAGGCTAGCTGAAATGAAGGGGCACAGATTTCTGATCGAGGCTATCTGCGATCTTCTCGATATTGGAGTCCCATTGCGGCTGGATATCGTGGGTGATGGCCCATTGGCAGCCGAACTTGAGTGTTTAATTCAAGCGAGAGGGCATGGAGATTCCGTCGCGCTGCTGGGCTCGCAGCCACACGATCGTGTCCGGAGCGAAATGTCTAAATGCCATCTGTTCGCGCTAACGGGAGTGTGCGAACCCACCGGTCAAGTCGAAACACAGGGAGTGGTATTCGTCGAAGCCCAGGCTACGGGTCGCCCCGTCGTAGCGTCTAACGTTGGAGGGGTGAAAGAGGTAGTAGAAGATGGCAGAACGGGTATCCTCTGCGAACCGGGCAATATCGATAGCATCAAGAACGCGCTCTGCTACTTCCACGAAAACCGAGCGGCGTTGGAACGATTTGGTAGTAGCGGCCGCAAGCATGTCGAAGAATCGTTATCGATTAATCAGATGCTAGAGTCATTCGATGCGCTATACATGGACCGCTTACGTCACAGGCACTCCCCCAACAACTACCGAAAGCACGTTCTGTGA
- a CDS encoding glycosyltransferase family 4 protein, with translation MDFLYRKAFESQFSIESCFARVQEDLSRLGLDNQRVVAPAYSTGFLNRLRILLHAARLSRTRDRILHITGDIYYAAILARAPVSLTIHDLEFINRERGWRRFLLKTIWINAPCARADAITVVSEETKRLLLQTCPKLCPQKVHVIPNSVSDSFKPFPKPAPKETLRILQVGTKPNKNIPLLLQALNGLNCELTIVGPVSEKLRRCVAESDIPTVFKESLSETEMLEVYQDCDLLAFVSLEEGFGMPIVEAQRTLRPVLTSNCSSMPEVAGEGACLVDPRDPASIRAGIERVWKDETYRESLIAKGAANAERFSRGQIADKYLRLFQGLGSQ, from the coding sequence GTGGACTTTCTCTACCGCAAGGCATTCGAATCGCAATTCAGCATCGAGTCTTGCTTTGCCCGAGTCCAGGAAGATCTTTCTAGACTAGGGCTAGACAACCAAAGAGTGGTTGCTCCAGCGTACAGCACTGGCTTCCTCAATCGCCTACGGATCCTCCTGCACGCCGCACGGCTTTCAAGGACTAGGGACAGGATTCTACATATTACGGGTGATATCTACTATGCGGCGATTCTTGCTAGGGCCCCCGTTTCTCTCACGATCCACGACCTGGAGTTCATCAATCGCGAACGAGGTTGGAGGCGATTCCTTCTCAAGACGATCTGGATCAATGCACCATGTGCCCGTGCCGACGCAATAACGGTGGTAAGCGAAGAAACCAAGAGATTGCTGCTTCAGACGTGCCCTAAGCTTTGCCCACAAAAGGTGCATGTCATCCCGAATAGTGTCTCAGACAGCTTCAAGCCTTTCCCCAAGCCTGCCCCCAAGGAGACGCTCCGCATTCTTCAGGTTGGCACCAAACCCAACAAGAATATACCCTTGCTGCTCCAAGCGCTGAATGGACTCAATTGCGAGCTCACGATCGTCGGGCCCGTTTCGGAAAAACTTAGGAGGTGCGTTGCCGAGAGTGATATCCCTACCGTTTTCAAGGAGAGCCTCAGCGAAACTGAAATGTTGGAGGTCTACCAAGATTGCGACCTACTCGCTTTCGTGTCGCTCGAGGAAGGGTTCGGCATGCCAATAGTCGAGGCGCAACGCACGCTCCGACCCGTTCTCACATCAAATTGCAGCTCTATGCCAGAAGTAGCGGGTGAAGGAGCTTGCTTGGTGGATCCGCGTGACCCCGCATCGATCCGGGCAGGAATCGAGCGTGTATGGAAGGATGAGACCTATCGTGAGTCACTGATTGCGAAAGGGGCGGCTAACGCAGAACGTTTCTCGCGAGGGCAAATAGCCGATAAGTACCTGCGGCTCTTCCAGGGCCTTGGCTCGCAATGA
- a CDS encoding FkbM family methyltransferase, with product MKKLFWWAITSSHRHRIRGTARAMRLIKSYIAAEPLVQFTTPHQLKLNLTPRHYIDSEVLRHGDYEFEVTEALVGRLGDRDVFWDVGANIGLHSLYIAIQMPKVRVVAFDPNTDIVSRLRDNAHLNNVAIEIVQSGLWHSHGLLRLNDPNPVNPGMTGLESNADSTTRTQVLVPVLGGDDCIAHLGVPSPTVIKIDAEGAETSVLSGLRNAIDSGSVHTVVFEQREDADEGPRETLRSFGFQIAPIASEKGASHCNYIATRESNGTDIAPSI from the coding sequence GTGAAGAAGCTCTTCTGGTGGGCGATTACGTCCTCGCATAGGCATCGGATCCGCGGCACCGCTAGGGCGATGCGGCTAATCAAATCCTACATCGCTGCTGAACCACTCGTACAGTTTACGACTCCACACCAACTAAAACTCAACTTGACTCCGAGGCACTACATCGACTCCGAAGTGCTACGACATGGCGACTATGAGTTTGAGGTTACGGAGGCTCTTGTGGGCAGGCTGGGCGACCGAGATGTCTTCTGGGATGTCGGCGCGAACATTGGACTCCACTCGTTATACATAGCCATCCAGATGCCGAAGGTACGTGTTGTCGCATTCGACCCGAACACTGACATCGTTAGCCGCCTTCGAGACAATGCGCATCTGAACAATGTCGCGATAGAAATCGTTCAGTCCGGCTTGTGGCATAGCCACGGCTTGCTTCGACTAAATGATCCGAATCCAGTCAACCCAGGAATGACGGGGCTAGAGTCGAATGCAGATTCGACTACTCGCACACAGGTGCTGGTACCGGTACTGGGAGGTGACGACTGCATAGCTCACCTTGGAGTACCGTCACCCACGGTCATCAAGATCGACGCTGAAGGCGCAGAGACGTCGGTTCTGAGCGGACTCCGCAACGCGATTGATTCCGGTAGCGTACACACAGTTGTGTTCGAACAACGCGAAGACGCGGACGAAGGTCCTCGAGAAACCTTGAGGTCCTTCGGATTTCAGATAGCCCCAATAGCGTCTGAGAAGGGTGCGAGTCACTGCAACTACATTGCAACTCGCGAGAGTAATGGCACCGACATTGCTCCCAGCATATAG
- a CDS encoding glycosyltransferase, with product MTLMAMRVSQLRLLGKSQLPIEVAYEPIGIRVSRLAFGRPKATIYHFHEILFGNGRRHERQAIAALRHADLVTVADSGRADLMLAVEPCIAALKTIRNLPLASAALRSPPIRTEEFSAVYFGSRSHAQNLDRIVSSMDRWPAKVRLHLYGRKNPTFDEELRRIAAERGVLDRLVFEGWVHMQDLIRTVARHHLGFAMLRPLNDNWKFSAGASNKKYQLMAAGVPQIADNGRGTPEVVHNRGVGTCVSPDDEDAIAAAVHAYFNSPIKVETEGRSGRELIMTELNQECEFSSVLSFFEIHGS from the coding sequence ATGACGCTGATGGCGATGCGAGTCAGCCAACTTAGGCTGCTAGGCAAGTCGCAACTGCCGATCGAAGTTGCCTACGAGCCAATAGGCATTCGGGTCAGTCGACTTGCGTTTGGCCGGCCCAAGGCAACCATCTACCACTTTCACGAGATCCTCTTTGGCAATGGTCGTCGGCATGAGCGTCAAGCGATCGCCGCGCTTCGCCACGCGGACTTAGTGACCGTTGCGGATTCGGGCCGAGCGGATCTAATGCTGGCGGTTGAGCCATGCATTGCAGCGCTGAAGACAATTCGGAATCTGCCGCTTGCTTCCGCAGCACTGCGTTCTCCCCCGATACGCACGGAGGAATTCAGTGCTGTCTACTTCGGGTCGCGTAGCCATGCGCAGAATCTTGATCGGATCGTAAGCTCCATGGACCGGTGGCCGGCCAAAGTACGACTACACCTCTACGGTCGGAAAAACCCGACCTTCGACGAAGAGCTCCGGCGTATCGCTGCCGAGCGTGGCGTGCTAGACAGACTAGTGTTCGAAGGTTGGGTCCACATGCAAGACCTGATTCGCACGGTCGCGCGACACCATTTAGGGTTCGCTATGCTTCGTCCCCTGAATGACAACTGGAAGTTTAGCGCTGGGGCCTCAAACAAGAAGTACCAACTCATGGCTGCTGGAGTCCCCCAGATCGCGGACAACGGGCGTGGCACTCCGGAGGTTGTCCACAACCGGGGCGTCGGCACTTGCGTTTCGCCCGATGACGAAGATGCCATAGCTGCGGCGGTGCATGCCTACTTCAACTCACCCATCAAGGTAGAGACGGAGGGACGATCTGGCCGGGAACTGATAATGACTGAACTGAATCAAGAATGTGAATTCTCCAGTGTGCTGAGTTTTTTTGAAATTCACGGTAGTTGA
- a CDS encoding glycosyltransferase family 1 protein, whose protein sequence is MTSPQEWGHIKVSKHHYAEELVQAGHSVHFLNPPCDEKLAGGVRCRVLADYGPGRLTVIDWNRRTPIALRYKAMPIYRRLIQHEARRIRQEIDSSLDLLWAFDPNTFPDLSVFKAAHTLFMPVDPLSSDQQVRCGLSADLVVSVTPSILEQFDSPAFEGRKLLVGHGLCREFEAEARRPPSAATAGSPVRAGFFGNLDRPKVFDYGMFSSIVESHPQVEFHFWGPSSLNGEFQKTLADRPNVFPHGCVDKAALASQIRPIDVFLLIYGRNEHLFDRSNAHKILEYLCTGKVIVSSTIEAYEGRLDLLRAPRSGDDTELPLLFAQTVEELDSANSLKLARRRKAYALDHTYRAQLTKIEAALEKIASDAPLSEGATR, encoded by the coding sequence ATGACCTCTCCGCAGGAGTGGGGGCACATCAAGGTCTCGAAACACCACTACGCTGAAGAGCTTGTGCAAGCTGGCCATAGCGTTCACTTTCTGAATCCGCCATGCGACGAAAAGCTGGCGGGTGGCGTCCGCTGCCGCGTGCTTGCTGATTACGGCCCGGGACGGCTCACCGTGATTGACTGGAATCGACGTACGCCAATCGCGCTTCGGTACAAAGCAATGCCGATATATCGGAGACTCATTCAACACGAAGCGCGGAGGATTCGACAGGAAATTGATTCGTCGCTCGATCTTCTTTGGGCATTCGACCCAAATACATTCCCCGACCTAAGCGTCTTCAAGGCGGCGCACACGCTCTTCATGCCGGTCGATCCGCTTAGCTCGGACCAGCAAGTCCGCTGCGGCCTAAGCGCAGACTTGGTGGTGAGTGTAACCCCTAGCATCCTAGAGCAATTCGACTCTCCCGCCTTCGAAGGGCGAAAGCTACTGGTTGGTCACGGTCTGTGCCGCGAGTTCGAGGCTGAGGCCAGGCGTCCTCCCTCGGCGGCAACTGCCGGCTCCCCGGTGCGAGCCGGGTTTTTCGGCAACCTCGATCGACCCAAAGTTTTTGACTACGGGATGTTTTCTTCCATTGTGGAGAGTCATCCCCAGGTCGAGTTTCACTTCTGGGGCCCCTCGTCGCTGAACGGAGAGTTCCAGAAAACGCTGGCGGATCGGCCGAATGTCTTCCCGCACGGTTGCGTCGACAAGGCAGCGCTAGCAAGTCAAATCCGGCCGATCGACGTCTTCCTGCTGATCTACGGACGAAACGAGCACCTCTTCGACCGCTCGAATGCTCATAAGATCTTGGAGTACCTCTGCACTGGCAAGGTGATCGTGTCGAGCACCATTGAAGCATACGAAGGCCGACTTGACCTACTTAGAGCGCCACGCAGCGGGGATGACACCGAATTGCCGCTTCTGTTCGCACAAACCGTCGAGGAACTGGACTCTGCTAACTCGCTCAAACTCGCCCGCCGCCGGAAGGCGTATGCGTTGGACCACACGTATCGCGCGCAGCTTACGAAGATCGAGGCTGCTCTTGAGAAGATAGCAAGCGATGCGCCCCTTAGCGAAGGGGCCACTCGTTAG
- a CDS encoding glycosyltransferase family 4 protein: MELYSNAAQFSPQDLSRIADLERRWLRKASVLFFGSEWAQNIAIEEYGLEKSKTHVLWLGGNVGIPSRDRYAAGQDFLFISLNFGKKGGEIASRALQSVRRRYPKAQLLVVGAPPPPEILALPGIKYCGMLRKTMPNELAEFKRLLGSARALVHPTTMDTMGAVLVEAGYFGCPSIATNRFGIPELVHDGRTGMLVDAPIEVEQVASQMERMLDDEPGYLCMRKAVRSDMTSRLSWDSFGSKMVAAIASLHLPGLPSDKHVLAGDP; the protein is encoded by the coding sequence ATGGAGTTGTACTCGAATGCGGCCCAGTTCTCGCCGCAAGATCTCTCAAGGATTGCTGACCTGGAACGAAGGTGGCTTCGGAAAGCATCAGTCTTGTTCTTCGGTAGCGAGTGGGCCCAGAACATTGCGATCGAGGAGTATGGGCTAGAGAAATCGAAGACACATGTCCTTTGGCTCGGTGGCAACGTAGGCATCCCATCACGAGATCGCTACGCAGCTGGGCAAGACTTCTTATTCATATCCCTTAACTTCGGGAAGAAGGGGGGGGAGATCGCGTCGAGAGCGCTGCAATCCGTACGGAGACGCTACCCCAAGGCTCAACTGCTAGTTGTCGGTGCTCCGCCCCCCCCAGAAATTCTCGCGCTGCCCGGAATCAAGTACTGCGGGATGCTAAGAAAAACGATGCCTAACGAACTCGCTGAGTTCAAGCGCCTTCTCGGAAGTGCTCGCGCACTGGTTCACCCCACTACGATGGACACGATGGGAGCCGTTCTCGTCGAAGCCGGCTATTTCGGATGCCCATCGATCGCCACTAACAGATTTGGCATCCCAGAGTTGGTCCATGACGGGCGAACGGGCATGCTTGTAGACGCTCCCATCGAAGTCGAGCAAGTTGCGTCCCAGATGGAACGTATGCTGGATGACGAGCCGGGCTATTTGTGCATGCGCAAGGCTGTTCGCTCTGACATGACCAGCCGGCTTTCCTGGGATTCGTTTGGTTCGAAGATGGTAGCCGCAATTGCCTCACTGCACCTCCCCGGCTTACCTTCTGACAAGCACGTGCTGGCGGGAGATCCATGA
- a CDS encoding acyltransferase family protein has product MNCAHEPPQNPIQPRRLDVDVARGIGISLVVLGHIGTPYYRGIYLFHMPLFFFLSGLTTSKHKLVDGKSFLMSSLAQTVTYCAYLLLLVVWLASRGELSRQPLVEAAILVCGGELLVSAGAAYWFPTCLVLAKVLFRGYLLAGTSRMRLVVCLATIPTSIVIASALPEFWLPWAANVAPIAFAFILLGDTSRGWLDKASSPLKSAIVLTGAGAIWAAQAGYLETLDMKYASFGPVGSSLIAGAIAALCVFILCGPIARTALAGPLAAVGRRSMLIMYTHQFVQLTIAAYWEVNRLALAMATVLVCCLIHELLAATRISRAVLLADRSAYLTPSKC; this is encoded by the coding sequence GTGAATTGCGCCCACGAACCACCGCAGAATCCAATTCAACCTCGGCGACTCGATGTCGATGTAGCGAGAGGCATTGGCATCTCACTTGTCGTTCTAGGTCACATCGGGACCCCCTACTACCGCGGTATATATTTATTCCACATGCCGCTCTTCTTCTTCCTGAGCGGGCTGACTACTTCCAAGCACAAGTTGGTCGACGGCAAGTCATTCCTGATGAGCAGCCTCGCGCAGACAGTAACGTACTGCGCATACCTTCTGCTGCTTGTCGTCTGGCTGGCAAGCAGGGGCGAACTATCACGGCAGCCGCTGGTAGAGGCCGCAATTCTAGTCTGCGGCGGAGAACTTCTTGTATCTGCTGGGGCCGCGTACTGGTTTCCAACATGCCTTGTTCTCGCAAAAGTCTTGTTCCGCGGCTATCTCCTCGCTGGCACGTCTCGCATGCGACTCGTAGTCTGCCTGGCGACAATCCCAACAAGCATCGTGATTGCGAGTGCTCTACCGGAATTCTGGCTGCCCTGGGCCGCCAATGTAGCTCCGATCGCGTTTGCATTCATCCTCCTCGGGGACACCTCAAGAGGCTGGCTAGACAAGGCGAGTTCGCCGCTCAAGTCCGCAATTGTGCTTACCGGCGCGGGGGCAATCTGGGCTGCACAGGCAGGCTATCTCGAGACGCTTGACATGAAGTATGCATCGTTTGGGCCCGTCGGATCGAGCCTAATCGCCGGGGCAATCGCGGCGCTCTGTGTATTCATCCTCTGCGGTCCTATCGCTCGAACGGCCCTGGCCGGTCCGCTAGCGGCTGTTGGCCGGAGGTCCATGCTCATCATGTACACGCACCAGTTTGTACAGCTTACGATTGCGGCGTATTGGGAAGTGAATCGCCTTGCATTGGCAATGGCGACGGTGCTCGTTTGCTGCCTGATTCACGAGTTGCTTGCGGCAACGCGGATCTCTCGAGCCGTTCTTCTAGCGGATCGCTCCGCGTATCTCACGCCTAGCAAGTGTTGA
- a CDS encoding CgeB family protein, producing the protein MSSSMQYFDLFITPKSYELDEYAKLGKQVLYMPLGFCDQIHTPRQVPEASRVDVGFIGSWEPRREHFMTQIVEQGSTAHIWGYGWDHVVDGRWSLRREARLRRLNNGRATTIQINAHLADIITSHEIYGDTYAECLSRSRISLGLLRTTLYPDQHTTRTFEIPACGSMLLAERTDEHKSFFEEGREADFFSSDEEMIDKVRFYSNNPEARDRIARNGRERCLNSGYSYFERLKPALSHLGLI; encoded by the coding sequence ATGTCCAGCAGCATGCAGTACTTTGATCTGTTCATCACTCCTAAGAGCTATGAACTCGACGAGTATGCAAAGCTTGGCAAGCAGGTCCTCTACATGCCGCTAGGGTTCTGCGATCAGATTCACACCCCACGCCAGGTGCCAGAAGCTTCGCGGGTAGATGTCGGATTCATTGGCTCGTGGGAGCCGCGGCGCGAACACTTTATGACTCAGATTGTTGAGCAGGGATCGACTGCCCACATCTGGGGCTACGGCTGGGATCATGTTGTAGATGGTCGATGGAGCTTGCGACGCGAAGCTAGGCTTCGGCGTCTAAACAACGGGCGAGCAACAACGATCCAAATCAACGCGCACCTCGCAGACATCATTACTTCGCATGAAATCTACGGAGATACCTACGCCGAGTGCCTGTCGCGATCAAGGATCAGCCTGGGCTTGCTACGAACAACTCTGTATCCAGACCAACACACGACGCGTACTTTCGAAATCCCAGCTTGCGGAAGCATGCTCCTGGCTGAGCGCACCGACGAGCATAAATCGTTCTTTGAAGAGGGTCGAGAAGCCGACTTCTTTTCATCAGACGAGGAGATGATAGACAAAGTGCGATTTTACTCGAATAACCCTGAGGCCCGCGATCGAATCGCCAGAAACGGTCGCGAGCGCTGCCTTAACTCTGGGTATTCCTACTTCGAAAGGCTCAAGCCAGCGCTGAGCCACTTAGGACTTATCTAG